The Mesorhizobium sp. B2-8-5 genome segment GCGCTTCGATCTCGTCCCACTTGCCGGCCTTGATGAGATCGTCGGGCGCCACCCAGGAGCCGCCGACGCAGATGACGTTGGGCAGGCTCAGATAGTCGGCGGCGTTCCTGGCCGTTATGCCGCCGGTCGGGCAGAATTTCACGTCGGCGAGCGGCGAAGCGAAAGCCTTCAGCGAAGCGAAGCCGCCGGATTGCTCGGCCGGGAAGAATTTCAGGAAGCGCAGGCCGGCTTCACGCGCGGCCATGATCTCGCCGGGCGTGATGGCGCCGGGCAGCAGCGGCACGGGGCTGCCCTTGGCTGCGTCGAGAAGCTGGCTGGTGATGCCGGGACTGACGATGAATTTCGAGCCGGCGCGGGCTGCTTCATCGAACTGCTTGGCATCGAGGATGGTGCCGGCGCCGACGATCGCCTCTTCGACCTCGGCAGCGACGCGGCGGATCGCTTCCAGCGCGTCGGCGGTGCGCAGCGTGATCTCGATCGCCGGCAGGCCACCGCGCGAAAGGGCGCGAGCGAGCGGCACCGCGTCCGCGACATTGGCGATCTTCAGCACCGGGATGACCGGTTGACCGTTGAGAAGCGACAGGAGCTTTTCGGTCTTGCTGGTCATTTGCTGGTCTCCATTTCGATCGATTTCAACCGATTAGCAGAAGGGTCCGCTCAAGTCCACGAAGCCCGGCGTGTCGCGATGCCGCGCACCTAGCCGCCTTCCTGCTTTGCCTTGAAACGGCTTTCAGCGCTGTCCAGAGCGGACCGCCGTTTCCTGGAAACGGCAACCGCTCTATCTTTAATTTTGCGCAATTCCGGACGGAAAACCGCTTCGCACTTTTCCTGGAGTTGCTCTATGGCATGGCCATGACAACGACAACACAAAATCCGGTCCGCGTCGCGGCGCTTTACAAATTCGCGCCGCTCGATGGACACGAGGCTCTGTGCGCGCCACTCGCCGCCTTCTGTTGCGGGCGCGGCATCAAGGGCACGTTGCTTCTGGCGCATGAAGGCATCAACGGCACCATCGCCGGCAGCGAGGAGGCGATCGCCGCGCTGATGTGTCACCTCGAGGCCATCGAAGGCCTTGCCGGACTGGAAGTCAAATACAGCAGCGCCGCCGAAATGCCGTTCCACCGCATGAAGGTGCGGTTGAAGCGCGAGATCGTCACCATGGGCGTCGAGGATATCGATCCGGCGGCGAGCGCAGGCACCTATGTCGCGCCGGCCGACTGGAACGCGCTGATTTCCGATGCCGATACCTTGGTGATCGACACGCGCAACGCCTATGAAGTTTCGCTCGGCACTTTCCAGGGCGCGGTCGATCCCAGGACCACCAGCTTCCGCGAATTCCCGGCCTGGATCGAGCAGCACCGTGGAGAGTTCGAGGGCCGCAAGGTGGCGATGTTCTGCACCGGCGGCATTCGCTGCGAGAAGGCGACGGCCTATGTGAAGTCGCTCGGCCTCAAAAACGTCTTTCATCTCAAGGGCGGCATCCTGAAATATCTGGAAGACGTCCCGGCCGAGGAGAGCCTCTGGCAAGGCGAATGTTTCGTGTTCGACGAACGGGTGTCCGTCTCGCACGGTCTCGCGGAGGGCGAAGCCGAACTCTGCCGCGCCTGTCGGCACCCGCTGACGGTCGGGGACAGGTTGTCGCCGAAATACGCGATCGGCGTTTCATGCCCGCATTGCTTCGAAACGCGATCCGATGCGGATCGCGAGCGCTACGCCGAACGCCACCGTCAGGTCGAACTTGCGCAAGCGCGCGGCGCTAAGCGCCATATCGGAAGCTAGAGCCACACGCCCTTGCGCGTAAAACTCGCCTCGTCATTGTAATGTCAATGTGCGGGGCCTACCTCTTGCCGGTCCGAAACCGTGCCCGCGCGCATTTCGGCCGGGCCAATTCTGGAGGCACTGATGCTCGACCCCAAGAAGCTGCTCGACGACCTTCTCGGCTCGCAAATTCCCGGCACCGGATCGACCGTCCGCGACAAGGCGGGGCAGGCGGTGCAGATGGCGAAGGACAATCCGCTCGCCGCCGGCGCGCTTGCCGCCGTGCTGCTCGGCACCGGCACCGGCCGGCAGGTGACGGGCGCGGCCATCAAGCTCGGCGGCCTGGCGGCGATCGGAGGCCTCGCCTACAAGGCTTATCAGAACTACAAGGCCGGCAAGGAGCCGGCGCAGGCGCCGGCCGCCAGCGAGCTGGAGTTGCTGCCGCCGCCCGCCGATACCGCCTTCGATCCCTCGCAGGCGCCGCAAGGCGAAGCCGAGTTCACGCTGACGCTGGTCAGGGCGATGATCTCGGCGGCGAAGGCCGACGGCCATGTCGATGACGACGAGCGCAGGAAGATCGCCGACAAGCTCAAGCTCGCCGGCATCGGCGCTGAAGCGGAAAAATTCCTGCTCGCCGAGCTCGAAAGCCCGCTCGATCTCGACACGCTGGTCGCCGGCGCCAAGACCGATGCGCAGAAGCTCGAGCTCTACACCGCGTCGCGGCTTACCATCGATCCCGACACGCGCACCGAGCGCGGTTATCTCGACCTGCTCGCCGGCCGCCTCGGCCTGCCGGACGCCCTGGTCGATCATGTCGAGGCGACGGTTTCGGCGGCAAAGGTGCCGGCGGGAACGGCGCCCAATTCACCGTGGTGATTCGGCGTGGTAAACGTCCTTCGGGGACGCCTTGCCGTCCGTTAACTTCTCGTTAACCCAGCAAGCGCATCATTCTAACCAGTCGGACCGGCTTTTCCTCCTCCCAAGCGCGGTTCAGATCGGGGCGGTCGCCAATGGCCGCCCTTTTTGTTGACCTCTTCTTTATCACCAACAGCTGCTTGCCATGACCCATGGCATTTGCGATGCCACGTTCTTCCATCCATGACCGGGAGGACGACGATGACAGCCATAGCACAGAAGACCGCCATCGTTACCGGCGCCGGCACCGGCATCGGCAAGAGCGTCGCGACGGCGCTGCTCAAGGCAGGCTGGAACACGGTGTTCTGCGGCCGCCGCAAGAAAGTGCTGGAGGAGGCGATCGCCGAGGCGGGGAAGACGCAAGCCAAGGCATTGGCCATCGCCTGCGACATCAGCAAGGCCGACGAGGTGGACGACATGTTCGAGACCGTGCTCGAGGCCTTCGGCCGCGTCGACCTGCTCTTCAACAATGCCGGCATGGGTTACAAGTCGACGCCGATCGACGAAATCCCGGTCGAGGTCTGGAACGACGTCGTCGGCGTCAACCTCACAGGCTCGTTCCTATGCGCCCGCGCAGCCTTCGGCGCCATGCGCCGGCAGAAGCCGATGGGGGGCCGTATCATCAACAACGGCTCGGTGTCGGCCTATGCGCCGCGCCCCGGCTCCGCGCCCTATACGGCGACCAAGCATGCGATCACCGGGCTCACCAAGACGCTGGCACTCGACGGCCGGCCTTTCGACATCGCCTGCGGCCAGATCGACATCGGCAATGCACTGACCGAGATGGCGCAGCCGATGACGGTCGGCGTGCCGCAGGCCAATGGCTCGATCGCCGCCGAAGCGGTGATGGATGTCGAGCGCGTGGCCGATGCGGTGCTGCACATGGCGAGCCTGCCGCTCGACGCCAACGTGCTGTTCATGACGGTGATGGCGACGAAGATGCCGTTTGTCGGGCGCGGGTGAACGCCCGACGGGTCACTTTTTCAGAAACGCCTCGGTCCGTTCCAGCGCGCGCAGGATGTTCTCCTCGGAATTGGCATAGGAAAGCCGGATATAGCCTTCGCCGAGAACGCCGAAATCGGGGCCGCCGATCAACGCCACGCCGGCATCCTCCAACAGCGCCGAAGCGAGCTTCTTGGCCTTCCAGCCGGTTTTCGAGACGTTGGGGAAGGCATAGAAGGCGCCCTTCGGCGTGATGCAGGAAATGCCGGGCAGCGCGTTCAGCCCCTCGACCACGATCTTCCTGCGGTTGTCGAAGGCGCGCATCATCTTCTCGACATCGTCCTGCGGGCCGTCGATCGCCGCGATGCCGGCGAACTGGCTCGGCGCGTTGACGCAGGACCAGCAGTTGACCGCCAGCTTGCGCACCTTGTCGTAGAGATGCGCTCCCTTGTCGCCGTTCGGCCAGATCGACCAGCCCATGCGCCAGCCGGTCATCGCCCAGGTCTTCGACCAGCCGTTGAGCACGATCAGCCGATCACGAATTTCGGGGAAGTTCAGCAGCGAGCAGTGAGTCTCGCCGTCATAGGTCATGACGTCGTAGATCTCGTCCGACATGATAGCGACCTGGGGGTGCTTCTCCAGGCCCTTGACCAGCTTCTCGATCTCGGCCCGCGGAGTGACGCCACCGGTCGGATTGGCGGGCGAGTTGAGGATGAGCAGCCTGGTCTTCGGCGTGATCAGCGCCAGCGTCTCTTCCGCCGAGAAGGCAAAGCCGTTTTCCTCGCGGATCGGCACCGGCACCGGCGTGGCGCCGGTGAACTCTATCATCGAGCGGTAGATCGGAAAGCCGGGATCGGGGTAGAGGATCTCGGCGCCCGCCTCGCCGAACATCAGGATCGCGGCAAACATCGTCGGCTTGCCGCCCGGCAGGATCATCACATTCTCGGGCGACACCTCGACGCCAGTGGTGGTCAGCGTGCGGCGCACGACCGCCTCGCGGGTGGCTAAAAGGCCGTTGGCAGGCGTGTAGCCATGGTGGCCGTCACGCAGCGCCTTGATCGCCGCCTCGACGATGTGCTGCGGCGTCTTGAAGTCGGGTTGGCCGATGCCGAGGTTGACGATGTCGCGCCCCTGATGGGCGAGCGCGGTGGCCCTCGCCAGCACCGCGAAGGCATTTTCCTCGCCGAGACGGTCGAAGGCCGCGATCGTGTGGAGCATTTTTCCCGTCCCTGTGGTTCTTTCTGTGAGCGAGCGTTTTTGTGACGGTCCGCAGGTAAAAGTCAACGGATTGGAGTGGCCGGTGTCGGAAGATCTGAAGAATTGGCAGCCGCGTCCGCGGCCGGAACGCAAGGTGTTCGAAGGCCGTTATGTGCGCCTTGAGCCGTTCAGCGCGGCAAAGCATGGCGACGGCCTCTATGAAACCTCGTCCGTCGCCGATATCGATGGGCGCTTCGCATGGCTGCCGGACTATCCGCCGAAAAGCCGCGCCGCCTTCCAGCCATGGCTCGACAAGGCCGAAGCGCTTGAGGATCCGCTGTTCTTCACCGTCATCGACAAGGCAAGCGGCGAGGTCGCCGGACGACAGACGCTGATGCGCATTGATGCCAACAACGGCGTCATCGAGATCGGCAACATCTATTGGGGACCGTTGATCTCGCGCAAGCCGGCGGCGACCGAAGCGCAGTTCCTGTTCATGAAATACGTCTTCGACGAGCTCGGCTATCGCCGTTACGAGTGGAAGTGCAACAACCGCAACGAGCCGTCGAAGCGCGCGGCCGAGCGGTTCGGCTTCAAGTTCGAGGGCATCTTCCGCCAGCATTTCGTGGTCAAGGGTGAAAACCGCGATACGGCGTGGTATTCGGTCATCGACAAGGAGTGGCCGATACTCCGAAAAGCCTATGAGGCCTGGCTCGATCCGGCAAATTTCGATGCCCAGGGAAGCCAGAAACGGCGGCTTGAAGATTTCCGCGCCGAGTTCGGCGCGTAGATCATGATCCTGAGAGCCGGGAAACCGGTTTTCAGGGCCATGGTCGGCAGACAGGAGTTAGGCGATGGCGCATGACCATGCTTCGCACGACCACGGCCCGGCCGGTCATAGCCACAGCCATGGCGCCGGGCATGTGCATGGCTCAACCGACAAGAAGCGGGTGCTGATCGCTACCTGTTTGACCGCCTGCTTCATGGTCGCCGAGGCGCTGGGCGGCTGGCTTACCGGGTCGCTGGCGCTGGTCGCCGATGCCGGGCACATGCTGGCTGACGCCATCGCGCTCGCCGTTGCCTGGTATGCTTTTCATCTCGCCGGGCGTCCTGCCACCGGCCGTCTCACCTATGGCTTCGCCCGGGTGAAGACGCTGGTCGCCTACACCAACGGCATCGCCATCTTCGTCATCGCGCTTTGGATCGTCTACGAGGCCTGGGGCCGGCTGATGCACCCGGCGCCAGTGCTGGGCGGGCCGATGCTGGTGGTCGCGGTGGCAGGCCTTCTGGTCAACATCGCCTCCTTCTTCGTACTGCATGGCGGTGATCGCGAGAGCCTCAACATGCGTGGCGCCATCCTGCATGTGCTGGGCGATCTGCTGGGCTCGGCCGCGGCCATCGTCGCCGCCATCATCATCCTGGCGACGGGCTGGACGCCGATCGATCCGATCCTGTCGGTGCTGGTGTCGCTGCTCATCCTGTCGACGGCATGGTCGCTGATGCGCGAGGCGGCCAACGTCCTGCTCGAAGGCGTGCCGGCCAGGCTCGACCGCGACGTGATCGCCAGGGACATCGAAGGCGCGGTCAAGGGCGTGCGCGAGGTGCATCACATGCATGTCTGGTCGCTCGACGGCACCTCCAACATGGCGACGCTGCACGCTTGCCTGAACGACGGCGTCGATGCGCATGTAGCGGTGAGTGCCATCAAGAAACGGCTTGCGGCCAAGCACGGTATCGAGCATGCCACCGTCGAACCCGAATTCGGCCAATGCGCGGACAGCCATGACGAACACGATCATCATCACGATCACGACCACGCACATGATGTGCCACGCGATCGCCGGCACTATCACTGACCGCGGCCTGATGACAAAACCGAGCAGCCTCGACATGAAGAACGCCCGCTGATGGACCGTGACACCCGCAACGCTGCGGCCGCCGCGGCGGTGATACTGGTTGTGTTCGGCCTCGCCGCCTATTTCC includes the following:
- a CDS encoding GNAT family N-acetyltransferase, with the translated sequence MSEDLKNWQPRPRPERKVFEGRYVRLEPFSAAKHGDGLYETSSVADIDGRFAWLPDYPPKSRAAFQPWLDKAEALEDPLFFTVIDKASGEVAGRQTLMRIDANNGVIEIGNIYWGPLISRKPAATEAQFLFMKYVFDELGYRRYEWKCNNRNEPSKRAAERFGFKFEGIFRQHFVVKGENRDTAWYSVIDKEWPILRKAYEAWLDPANFDAQGSQKRRLEDFRAEFGA
- a CDS encoding SDR family oxidoreductase → MTAIAQKTAIVTGAGTGIGKSVATALLKAGWNTVFCGRRKKVLEEAIAEAGKTQAKALAIACDISKADEVDDMFETVLEAFGRVDLLFNNAGMGYKSTPIDEIPVEVWNDVVGVNLTGSFLCARAAFGAMRRQKPMGGRIINNGSVSAYAPRPGSAPYTATKHAITGLTKTLALDGRPFDIACGQIDIGNALTEMAQPMTVGVPQANGSIAAEAVMDVERVADAVLHMASLPLDANVLFMTVMATKMPFVGRG
- a CDS encoding tellurite resistance TerB family protein, which encodes MLDPKKLLDDLLGSQIPGTGSTVRDKAGQAVQMAKDNPLAAGALAAVLLGTGTGRQVTGAAIKLGGLAAIGGLAYKAYQNYKAGKEPAQAPAASELELLPPPADTAFDPSQAPQGEAEFTLTLVRAMISAAKADGHVDDDERRKIADKLKLAGIGAEAEKFLLAELESPLDLDTLVAGAKTDAQKLELYTASRLTIDPDTRTERGYLDLLAGRLGLPDALVDHVEATVSAAKVPAGTAPNSPW
- a CDS encoding cation diffusion facilitator family transporter; amino-acid sequence: MAHDHASHDHGPAGHSHSHGAGHVHGSTDKKRVLIATCLTACFMVAEALGGWLTGSLALVADAGHMLADAIALAVAWYAFHLAGRPATGRLTYGFARVKTLVAYTNGIAIFVIALWIVYEAWGRLMHPAPVLGGPMLVVAVAGLLVNIASFFVLHGGDRESLNMRGAILHVLGDLLGSAAAIVAAIIILATGWTPIDPILSVLVSLLILSTAWSLMREAANVLLEGVPARLDRDVIARDIEGAVKGVREVHHMHVWSLDGTSNMATLHACLNDGVDAHVAVSAIKKRLAAKHGIEHATVEPEFGQCADSHDEHDHHHDHDHAHDVPRDRRHYH
- a CDS encoding pyridoxal phosphate-dependent aminotransferase yields the protein MLHTIAAFDRLGEENAFAVLARATALAHQGRDIVNLGIGQPDFKTPQHIVEAAIKALRDGHHGYTPANGLLATREAVVRRTLTTTGVEVSPENVMILPGGKPTMFAAILMFGEAGAEILYPDPGFPIYRSMIEFTGATPVPVPIREENGFAFSAEETLALITPKTRLLILNSPANPTGGVTPRAEIEKLVKGLEKHPQVAIMSDEIYDVMTYDGETHCSLLNFPEIRDRLIVLNGWSKTWAMTGWRMGWSIWPNGDKGAHLYDKVRKLAVNCWSCVNAPSQFAGIAAIDGPQDDVEKMMRAFDNRRKIVVEGLNALPGISCITPKGAFYAFPNVSKTGWKAKKLASALLEDAGVALIGGPDFGVLGEGYIRLSYANSEENILRALERTEAFLKK
- a CDS encoding 2-dehydro-3-deoxy-phosphogluconate aldolase; amino-acid sequence: MTSKTEKLLSLLNGQPVIPVLKIANVADAVPLARALSRGGLPAIEITLRTADALEAIRRVAAEVEEAIVGAGTILDAKQFDEAARAGSKFIVSPGITSQLLDAAKGSPVPLLPGAITPGEIMAAREAGLRFLKFFPAEQSGGFASLKAFASPLADVKFCPTGGITARNAADYLSLPNVICVGGSWVAPDDLIKAGKWDEIEALAREASKLKK
- a CDS encoding rhodanese-related sulfurtransferase; translation: MTTTTQNPVRVAALYKFAPLDGHEALCAPLAAFCCGRGIKGTLLLAHEGINGTIAGSEEAIAALMCHLEAIEGLAGLEVKYSSAAEMPFHRMKVRLKREIVTMGVEDIDPAASAGTYVAPADWNALISDADTLVIDTRNAYEVSLGTFQGAVDPRTTSFREFPAWIEQHRGEFEGRKVAMFCTGGIRCEKATAYVKSLGLKNVFHLKGGILKYLEDVPAEESLWQGECFVFDERVSVSHGLAEGEAELCRACRHPLTVGDRLSPKYAIGVSCPHCFETRSDADRERYAERHRQVELAQARGAKRHIGS